ACACACATGTTTTTGCGAGTCAGTTCAGCATTCTGTCTGAACTCCTCCAAAGCCTCTTCTGTCTCTCTAGTGTTTTGGATGAGGGAAAGGTTCTGCTCTTCCAGCTCAGTCATTAGGTTCAAAAGATCCTGAGGTTCTTTGAAGAACATCTCTGGGTCCTCCTGAAAGAGACATCACAGTGGTCATTTCAAACAAAGGAGGTCTATACTGCAAATAGCAACACATCAATTAATGGAGAAAGCTGCGTAAATGtaactaaaaatgtaattgaataatacttttgtaaatgaagaataaattgGCTAATAAATTCAGCAGAATATTAGTAGCAATTAACCTCATAATCCGAGCTGTCAGTCCCAGGTGCAGAACTGAAGTGAAAACAAAGTATTAGTcgttgaaaatatttaaaactatgtCATGACTATGTTATGGTTAGTATACATTTTGCCGCTTTGATGGCTGGACTTCACACTTTGTTGAGATGAAGCCCTGGCCTCCTGAGAAGATAGAAAACCACGAGCCCCTCGTCTTTCTCCACCTATAtgtgtttgaatacatttaaatggaaGAAAAGACCATCTGGTAAAAAACCAATTCTGTCTTCTATGGATGGTAAACTTTGCACTTTGCTCTTAAACAAACTTTTGGAAAGCTTGTGAAGTTGCCAACATACGCTTGCTGCCTTcagctgtctttctttctttgttctttttaattttttcggTCTGTTTTTCATCCCTCTCAGCGTTTGTGGAGGCAGTAGAGTTTCTGCTCTTGGATCCACGTTTCTCCCGCCATTCTGGAGGTGACAGCATCAGCAGAAACTCTTTATACTTTTTATACTCCTTCAGGATGTCCTCATACTTAGAGATGTCACTAAAATGAAAGGTTAAGGGGagaaaaaaaggtaaacaatCCTGTTGAAAGAATTACGGAAAGCTTCTGATCATACAATGTCTAGACCTTTTGATTGCCACCATTTTGGAAGTTATCTTCTTGATCTCAGCCACTTTCTCCAGCTTCACCTTCGTCTCCTGCTCAGCACTGAAAAGCATTTGATGGTTTTATTACACATTAGATAAACGTAGGCTGCGCATTAATGCATGTCCATGTAAAAACACAATCATTTGCTATTTAGGtcaatttaaaaaatcttttttaaacattcattcaAGCATTGTGCTTTAAAGTAGCAACACCATTGTAATGACAGTACTTTTGTTACTTTTTAGTGTTTTATAAGTGAATGTTTTATAGTATGGCCAGTACATTTTGATAGCCTCCACCGAATTCTTGTCATTTTCTTTTAGGAATTCTTCAAACAAGGTGGCGTCGTTTTCCAAGAACTTCTCAGCTCTTGTCAATTTCGCCTCTTCTTCTGCAGCCATTTGCTCCAGTAGCTGAATCTCTCCTTTCTTTACTTGCAGAGAATactaaaaagagagaaagagagagtgtcaATCAGACACAGAAGAAGGGGACACGAGTAAAGACAAATCTGTCAAAACCACAAAGGATAGAAGGAAGAGACTGAGCAAAAGCTAGAAAAACAAGATGGCATCTTACCTCCAGTAAGAAGAGTTCACGTTTCTTAGTGATATATTCATTCATGCCTCCTATGTCAATATTAGGGTCTAAGAAAATCAGAATTAAAACAGTACTTTTAGGCTAAAATGTAATGTTAGTTGCTGTGGGTTTACATGTGGGTCATTCTGTGTCAACTCAACCACAGTTTTTACGCAGACATCGTTAGGTATATTAGTTAAATCTGTTGATTTTAgcaatctttgttgcattatatgTCAATGGTGACAGTtcaagaaaaaacacaaaagaagtgCTTTTCCCCCCTAAGTTTACATGCCAGTAActcaaaaagtattaaacatatgTCAATATCCTTTTCCATTTTAGTTAACAAACTTTACTTTATATATCTTATTTTTTAAGGCGCTATATGGTTCATTTCTAAAGCTATAGGGGTTTTAATGCGGCTGTGTTAACTGTTTAATTGTACATATTTGTAGTTGTCAAAAACCTAATGTTTGCATACAGCTCATTCTACTCTTTGTTTGATAGAACAAATGTTgaaacttaaaatgtattttatttccctGTATTAAAACAATTGCATAGAACATAACTAAGTGCCATGAATAATCTTTTTCAAGTGTGAGAGACCTTACATGTTTCAAAGTGTGTGGAATTATTAGTGATTCTGCCCCATGGCAGTAGATATTACTTGTTATATCGAGGAAAATCGAATGCTTCTAAAATGCAGATGAAGAAAATCTTGATTTACTGTTGGGAATACAATGTGTGGGGACAGCAACCACACTTAAACACTAGGAGGCATGAAACTTATTGCAAACATTACAATACTGCATATTTCTGCTCTTGGTAGCTCCAGAAgctgttaaaattaataaaatcccTTCTCCCAAATATCCCTGAAACTGATTCAAATATAGGATCTTATGAAGAGGCTACTAATAGCAAGTTAATGTGCCTCTTGACCATTTTTTGCACTCAGGCAGGTTATGTTCAGTGTAATAGTTTACATACAATTCTACTTTCAGCATTTGTTCTTCAAACATTCcacattaaatttaaaaagtatgCATGTTTGATGCAGATGAGATGCGATATGGTTTGGCTCACCTTTCATAGATGCCCTCCATGCGGGTGTAATTTGGAGCTGCCTGCGAGTATGTGTGACTGGTTTGCTACCCTCCTCTTTCAGTTCTTTCCTTAGTCTGGTTTGTCCTGCCCTTGTTCTGCATGCAAATGTTATCTTCTCATGGACAGGTAGAGCCAACTTACTTTGGTGCTCCTGCCATAACAGAGAGCAGAATTTCAtgtttggattattttatttctgGTGGACAAATTATGTTTTAAGTGTTGAGCAACTGTACTCTATTTTGTGCTTTTAACATCTCCAAACTTAAAGTAAGTGTATTAGATGCAATTATGTAACCCATATATTTTAAGATCGTGGTGACTTACTACCATTGAATTACCCATTTGGATTCACTATTCTAAATGCTTAATACGTCCCTACAGATGACAGATTGAACATATTTAAAGTATATGTATTGTTTCAGTGTATTAATTGATACAAACCAGCTTCTTCTGAGATCTTTCTTTGTTCCTCATCTGGAAAAGATCGCTGTGTTCAGAAACTGTGAAAGGGTTCACATCATCACTGCTTTCTAAATCAGATAAACATATAAACACACGTTTACTTCTGTCACCACAAGGACATTTTATTGACATTGCTTTTATAAAgaccaaattatattttttaaaacgcATCATTGTCTTTCAATTTCTTCAAATTCAAGACAAGTTCCCTGCAGATTCTTATTATGTTAGAATTATGTTAatacagaaaattatatatatatataaagttggtcagcagcaggaagcatgaagtggtcTAAAGCTTCCTGGTATaaggctgcgttgaccttgggcctcagaaaacacagtggatcaacaccagcagatgacatggcaccccaaaccatcactgactgtagaaactttacactggacctcaagcaatgtggattgtgtgcctctcctctcttcctccagagtctgggaccctgatttccaaaagaaatgctaaatttactttcatcagagaacaaaactttggaccactcagcagcagtccagtcctttttgtctttagatgcttctgatgctgtctgttgttcaagagtggcttgacacaaggaatgcgacagctgaaacccatgtctcgcatctgtgcatagtggttcttgaagccctgactccagctgcagtccactctttgtgaatctcccccacattttttaattggttttgtttcacaatgcTCTCCAgggccagcctcttttgcaatgagcttttgtgtcttgccctccttgtgcaaggtgtcaatggtcatatTTTGGACAaatgtcaagtcagcagtcttccccatgattgtgtagcctacagaactagactaagagaccatttaaaggcatttgctggtgttttgagttaattagctgattagagtgtggcaccaggtgtcttcaatattgaactttttcacaatattcaaattttctgagatactgaatatgggattttctttagttgtcaaaattaaaacaaataaacatttgaaatatatcagtctgtgtgtcatgaatgaatataatatacaagtttcactttttgaatggaattagtgaaataaataaaccttttgatgatattctaattatatggccagcacctgtatatatatatgtaagttatatatgtatatataacgtATATATACGCAGACAAAAACCAATAATTGATCGTATTAATTATCTAATGAATTACGCATGGATTAAGTCTGTCTTACTGTGTGCTGATGATTCAGGTAAGGACATGTTGTTCCTGCGGCAAATAACAATTTAGATCAACGAAGATCTGCGTTCCCTTACGTGAAGTCGCTAGCTTCTGTAGGAATACGTTTGTCCTGGAAAGTTTAAAGCCTCTGTCAGGTTACGTACTATAGCAATCTCGCCAatagtgtttttaaattattgatttttagAATTTAATGATCTATAGCCCTAAACCTGCAGATGGATCAGAGCGAGGAGATCGGATGATCCGGTTTGAGCAGACTTTTCTCTTGTTGCGTTTCTTGGTTGCCCTGACAACTTTATATGAAAATTCTTTCCACGAAAAGTAGGTGGCAGTATTGCACAAGATTGATCCTTCTGTGCACTGCAGGTGGTTCGATTCAGTACTGGTCTTCACCATAGGGTCTTCACTTGATTTAAGTTTACTTCTTAGATCTCTTATATTTCGTAAATTATTCTCTAATTTTTATATTCTTGTCTATATAACATTTTTAGAAAACATATACTATACCGATCATTCAGAATCCTTCGGGATGTGCAACCATtttaacattgatttaaaaacataatttcttgaATTTGACTTCTTGTGGTATCGTTTCGTCTCGTTTCTCCACGAacagaaaaatactgtaaaatatttccaCACTAATTTTGTCTttgcatttatttctgtaaattaTTAACTCAAACCAATCCtgtttcatacaaaaaaaattataatttttattaataaaaaattattccaaaaaCAAGTGGTTgtggtttgtttttgtattttgaatatttacaagTATCCCTGTTCTCCTATTTAAAGAGATAATTACTTTGTGAATCTCTTTCATCTGctgaacataaaatacaatattctGAATGTATGTAAACTAAGTCAAAGTTTATTTTTAGAGAACCCATAAAAATAACAAGTGTTTACCAAAGTGCTGttcaaaaaatctgaataaaacagtaaacacattaaaacaaaagataaaacCAAAACTAATTGTGAAACAGATCTCATACTGAGTTCAATGCTAAATAGAAGAAATTAGTTTTAAGACtagatttaaaagcagaaaatgTTTTAGCCTAGACATGAATCATTCCAATGCAGCGGCAGCTAATAATCTGATGTTGTAATGGTGTCCTCAAGTGGGTTGTTCTGGAACTCCagacaaaaaggaaaaataataaagaataaaatgagTCGTGAGTCTATGGTCGTGAGTGGTGCACGCTGTGTATTGCTAATTTCTGCAATCAAACCCCAAAGAGTGTTTCATTTCACTCTTCAGTAAAAAGATTCCAAACAGCATTTGTGTTCTTGCATTATTTGGGAAGAGTGAGGCCGCCAATCTGTGTTCTTCAAATCTTGGGCATGAAGTCGAGTGCAATTCAAGTCAATTCAAGAGTGAACAGGAAGCCAGTGAAGGGAGgccaatataatatataatcctTGCTTATGCGTTCCTCTAACAAACAAGCAGAAGCATTAGTGTAAAAATCCATTAAATAGTCCAGGCAggtcaagataaaaaaaaaatattcataacccgttcaaaattaaatcattaaaagacAGAAAAGAATTTGGATAATTGCTTCAACTGGAAAAACTACTTCAGTAACCTGTTTATCCAGTTTAAAATTACTGTCTATAATAACACCAAGGTTTTCTTACAATAGGCTTCAACATATGGTTTTATAGCACCCAGATCTATAGATAAGAGGACATCTAAAGCCATCCTGGCTTTAATATCCTCAAGACAGTCCAACATTAATGTTATGGAGTTTGCACCTTTCTGTTTCAAAGGCAGACAAAGTTgtgtatcatctgcataacagtgaatCGAGATGACATACTTCCTGCAAATAAGGGAAACATATGTAAGGAGAACAGATTATGTCCAATAATGAAACCTTGAGGGACTCCCAAGAGAGATGGTGAGGTGGAAACACAATCCCCAAGGCAAATCAAAAAATGGGATAAGATTGAAATTTTAACAAATTTTTGCTCCCCTTGGTAATGAATTGAAACTGGATTAGGacttttttttgagtttttgctGAATCATTCACTTCTCCAGAATAAGGGTCAATAGACATATCAGATGTCAATCATTAACTCTAGTATAATAATGATTCTAGGCTGACTGAGATCCAGTGAAAACTCGATTATAACCTgaccaaacaaaaaaacaacactttattCAATTTTGTATAAtcttaaaacattcaaaatattatcGTGGAAAATATACAATATAGATATATGGTGtgcaaatgaaataattatttaatatattgacaTTAAGTACTATGGTATTACTATCTGTTACTAAGGTGCATAATAGTACCGATATAGAGTCTTATAATAAGTGTGATAAAAAATGTGAAGTATCTGCCAATATGAACGTGAAGCAAGTATGCCGGAATGAGTGAAGTAAAAGTATAGGCTCTGTGAGACCAAGATTCCCATATCTTTCATAAGAATTTAAAAATCTATTGATAGGGCTGAACTTTCTAGTGGATTTGGTGCTTAaatcatattcatttatttaacatacatatttcatattactgtattaataaacagcatttcaaaaatgtaatatacatacTAACATCATGGCTAGGCTATGGCTAAAAATATTCGATTGTTGGTATACTCTGGGCaagtttgtatttttaaaatggtaaTCATGATGGCTTTATTGACCCTGTATTGAAAGATCATTAAAATAACTGTACAGCTTTTTCAGACACTCATCTAAAACAGCAGCTATATTATGTTTAGAATGGTAGCCTATTAAAAAGACACATGCTTACcacaataatgcatttataaactCAAACTAAATTGGAAGCACACACTATGTCACTGCATCATCTGTTCACTGATTTAAATGGGATTGCATATGCAGTATTGTCCTTTCTGTATAGTTTTGGTTCTATAAGTTCAGTTTTATTCTCTGTTTAGTCCTGGGCTGTCCAAAATTGCCCCCTATACTCTCAAATGGGGCACAAGTCATTTGTAGTGGTGTCCCAAACCATATTGGACCCTCTCGAGTGCATCATTCAGTCCCATAATGCACATAACTGATGTACACTCAACGGCTAGAGAATACCCCAGAATGTACAGCTAAATGatcgatcc
The Carassius auratus strain Wakin chromosome 31, ASM336829v1, whole genome shotgun sequence DNA segment above includes these coding regions:
- the cfap100 gene encoding cilia- and flagella-associated protein 100 isoform X2, whose protein sequence is MSLPESSAHKSSDDVNPFTVSEHSDLFQMRNKERSQKKLEHQSKLALPVHEKITFACRTRAGQTRLRKELKEEGSKPVTHTRRQLQITPAWRASMKDPNIDIGGMNEYITKKRELFLLEYSLQVKKGEIQLLEQMAAEEEAKLTRAEKFLENDATLFEEFLKENDKNSVEAIKIAEQETKVKLEKVAEIKKITSKMVAIKSDISKYEDILKEYKKYKEFLLMLSPPEWREKRGSKSRNSTASTNAERDEKQTEKIKKNKERKTAEGSKRGERRGARGFLSSQEARASSQQSVKSSHQSGKISAPGTDSSDYEEDPEMFFKEPQDLLNLMTELEEQNLSLIQNTRETEEALEEFRQNAELTRKNMETESKQLKAQIDIITDTIQKEKERAAELEMKAKLFSFEQYKPEDQTLDSLSRKVEEVYHCCVGETEANLTTLQMLTAIEEKLGQLLENADMIPKDQMSIAERAKEKERRMRLRDEKIFLQMKQQEERQKKALERSQAVIKKTSVKKLMPRSQPPVRKREANKKTEATDRENEEFLYFLS
- the cfap100 gene encoding cilia- and flagella-associated protein 100 isoform X3, with product MRNKERSQKKLEHQSKLALPVHEKITFACRTRAGQTRLRKELKEEGSKPVTHTRRQLQITPAWRASMKDPNIDIGGMNEYITKKRELFLLEYSLQVKKGEIQLLEQMAAEEEAKLTRAEKFLENDATLFEEFLKENDKNSVEAIKIAEQETKVKLEKVAEIKKITSKMVAIKSDISKYEDILKEYKKYKEFLLMLSPPEWREKRGSKSRNSTASTNAERDEKQTEKIKKNKERKTAEGSKRGERRGARGFLSSQEARASSQQSVKSSHQSGKISAPGTDSSDYEEDPEMFFKEPQDLLNLMTELEEQNLSLIQNTRETEEALEEFRQNAELTRKNMETESKQLKAQIDIITDTIQKEKERAAELEMKAKLFSFEQYKPEDQDKTLDSLSRKVEEVYHCCVGETEANLTTLQMLTAIEEKLGQLLENADMIPKDQMSIAERAKEKERRMRLRDEKIFLQMKQQEERQKKALERSQAVIKKTSVKKLMPRSQPPVRKREANKKTEATDRENEEFLYFLS
- the cfap100 gene encoding cilia- and flagella-associated protein 100 isoform X1 yields the protein MSLPESSAHKSSDDVNPFTVSEHSDLFQMRNKERSQKKLEHQSKLALPVHEKITFACRTRAGQTRLRKELKEEGSKPVTHTRRQLQITPAWRASMKDPNIDIGGMNEYITKKRELFLLEYSLQVKKGEIQLLEQMAAEEEAKLTRAEKFLENDATLFEEFLKENDKNSVEAIKIAEQETKVKLEKVAEIKKITSKMVAIKSDISKYEDILKEYKKYKEFLLMLSPPEWREKRGSKSRNSTASTNAERDEKQTEKIKKNKERKTAEGSKRGERRGARGFLSSQEARASSQQSVKSSHQSGKISAPGTDSSDYEEDPEMFFKEPQDLLNLMTELEEQNLSLIQNTRETEEALEEFRQNAELTRKNMETESKQLKAQIDIITDTIQKEKERAAELEMKAKLFSFEQYKPEDQDKTLDSLSRKVEEVYHCCVGETEANLTTLQMLTAIEEKLGQLLENADMIPKDQMSIAERAKEKERRMRLRDEKIFLQMKQQEERQKKALERSQAVIKKTSVKKLMPRSQPPVRKREANKKTEATDRENEEFLYFLS